A window of the Paenibacillus woosongensis genome harbors these coding sequences:
- a CDS encoding helix-turn-helix domain-containing protein has translation MQRRLEDKKLFELGERIKEQRLKQKWTQDVLAQKIGTSKHVISNWERGVANPDCKQIVLLCKALSVSADFLLGITDMPDPYYKDTVSQLNLLSSLSYSFAKENSWDLLQLIDSGIALSVNNEKLSNKEKALLQEVISSIITKVREMT, from the coding sequence GTGCAAAGAAGACTGGAGGATAAAAAGTTGTTTGAACTCGGGGAAAGAATTAAAGAACAAAGATTGAAACAGAAATGGACTCAAGACGTCCTTGCTCAAAAAATAGGTACTTCAAAACACGTAATATCAAACTGGGAACGTGGGGTCGCAAACCCTGATTGCAAACAAATTGTCCTTTTATGTAAAGCCTTGTCTGTTTCAGCTGATTTTTTACTCGGGATCACAGATATGCCAGATCCGTATTACAAAGATACAGTCAGCCAATTAAACCTTTTATCTTCTTTAAGCTATTCTTTCGCTAAAGAAAATTCATGGGACTTACTGCAGCTTATTGATTCTGGAATCGCATTGAGCGTGAACAATGAGAAGCTTTCAAATAAAGAAAAAGCCCTCCTTCAAGAAGTGATTTCATCAATAATAACAAAGGTTCGCGAGATGACCTGA
- a CDS encoding helix-turn-helix transcriptional regulator, with protein sequence MNQTEFSHLIGVSQGTLSELEQNKYNPSLETILAIIKVFNVNAMWLLFGYTANENSLNPKVGELNKVESFLLIKFRKLPVCDQQEVSDIIDLKITENIHK encoded by the coding sequence ATGAACCAAACCGAGTTTTCGCACTTAATCGGCGTGTCCCAGGGAACTTTGAGTGAGCTAGAACAGAATAAATATAATCCTTCTCTGGAAACAATTCTAGCTATTATCAAAGTGTTTAACGTAAACGCAATGTGGCTCTTATTTGGATATACAGCAAATGAAAATAGTCTCAATCCAAAGGTTGGAGAACTTAATAAAGTGGAGAGTTTCTTACTCATTAAGTTCAGAAAATTACCAGTTTGTGACCAACAAGAGGTTTCAGATATTATCGATTTAAAGATTACTGAAAATATACATAAATAA
- the glmS gene encoding glutamine--fructose-6-phosphate transaminase (isomerizing), translated as MCGIVGYIGKRDTQTVLIEGLKKLEYRGYDSAGIAVFTPEGLQIAKSIGRLANLESKLEDTPLVGTAGIGHTRWATHGKPSDVNSHPHTDHSQKFSVVHNGIVENYLELKEELISQGYVFVSETDTEVISHLVAREYEGDIVKAVQKAITYMRGAFALGVLTEYEPNKLVAVRQASPLIIGLGEGENFIGSDIPAILNYTRKIYILNDGEMAVLTEDAVELMTIEGNFISREMISVDWDAVTAEKGGFDHFMLKEIHEQPKAYRDTMRGRISEDGRQVVFPDLKLTEEKIRSLSSIHIVACGTAYNAGLVGGAAIEQLVRIPVMNDVASEYRYRSPLITPDTLVIVVSQSGETADTLAALREAHANGAHVLAVTNVVGSSIARDADDVIATLAGPEIAVASTKAYTSQLIAFYLLGLYMAQVRGTQSEEEIAHVIAAMQSLPEQVESMLEKADAVKAYAEQIADHEHLFFIGRGLDYSVVQEGSLKLKEISYIHSEAYAAGELKHGTLALIEEGIPVIALVTQDNVLEKTVSNIKEVKARGADVMAITHEEHVADLLKSVDQALSIPKTLPMLTPALSVVPLQLLAYYAALARGNDVDKPRNLAKSVTVE; from the coding sequence ATGTGTGGGATTGTTGGATATATTGGGAAGAGAGACACGCAAACCGTATTGATCGAGGGACTGAAGAAGCTGGAGTACCGCGGGTATGATTCCGCAGGCATCGCCGTATTTACACCGGAGGGTCTGCAAATCGCCAAGTCGATCGGCCGTCTGGCCAACCTGGAATCGAAACTGGAGGATACGCCGCTTGTAGGTACGGCCGGTATCGGACATACCCGCTGGGCTACCCACGGCAAGCCGTCGGATGTGAACTCGCATCCGCATACCGATCACAGCCAGAAGTTCTCCGTTGTGCATAACGGGATCGTGGAGAACTATTTAGAGTTGAAGGAAGAACTGATCAGCCAAGGGTACGTGTTTGTTTCCGAAACGGATACGGAAGTCATCTCCCATTTGGTTGCTCGCGAGTATGAAGGAGACATCGTCAAGGCGGTTCAGAAGGCCATCACCTATATGCGCGGTGCTTTTGCGCTTGGGGTGCTGACGGAATATGAACCGAACAAGCTTGTCGCTGTACGTCAGGCGAGCCCGCTGATTATTGGGCTGGGTGAAGGGGAGAACTTCATCGGCTCAGACATTCCTGCCATTTTGAATTACACGCGCAAAATATATATTTTGAATGACGGTGAGATGGCGGTTCTGACCGAAGATGCTGTCGAATTGATGACCATTGAGGGGAACTTTATTTCTCGGGAAATGATTTCTGTCGATTGGGATGCGGTGACCGCAGAAAAAGGCGGCTTCGATCATTTCATGCTGAAGGAAATCCATGAGCAGCCTAAGGCCTACCGTGACACGATGAGAGGCCGGATCAGCGAGGACGGACGCCAGGTAGTCTTCCCTGATTTGAAGCTGACAGAGGAGAAAATACGCAGCCTCAGCAGCATTCACATCGTAGCCTGCGGTACGGCATACAATGCCGGACTTGTTGGCGGCGCGGCCATTGAGCAGTTGGTTCGCATTCCGGTGATGAACGACGTGGCATCCGAATACCGCTATCGCTCGCCGCTGATCACGCCGGACACGCTCGTCATCGTTGTCAGCCAATCCGGCGAAACGGCGGATACGCTGGCTGCGCTGCGTGAAGCCCATGCGAACGGTGCTCACGTACTCGCTGTTACGAACGTGGTCGGCAGCTCGATCGCCCGCGATGCGGACGATGTTATCGCTACGCTGGCCGGACCGGAGATCGCTGTCGCTTCGACGAAAGCTTATACCTCCCAATTGATCGCGTTCTACCTGCTTGGATTGTACATGGCTCAGGTTCGCGGCACACAAAGCGAGGAGGAGATCGCCCATGTCATTGCGGCGATGCAGTCCCTGCCTGAACAAGTAGAGAGCATGCTGGAGAAGGCGGACGCAGTGAAGGCTTATGCCGAGCAAATTGCGGATCACGAGCATCTGTTCTTTATCGGACGCGGCCTGGATTACTCCGTTGTACAAGAAGGCTCGCTGAAGCTGAAGGAGATTTCCTATATCCATTCCGAAGCTTATGCAGCCGGCGAACTAAAGCACGGCACGCTTGCATTGATCGAGGAAGGAATTCCGGTCATTGCCCTGGTCACCCAAGACAACGTGCTTGAGAAGACCGTCAGCAACATCAAGGAAGTGAAGGCACGCGGCGCGGATGTCATGGCCATCACCCATGAGGAGCATGTTGCGGACTTGCTGAAGTCTGTCGATCAAGCGCTCTCTATTCCGAAGACGCTGCCGATGCTTACCCCGGCGCTATCCGTTGTGCCTCTGCAACTGCTTGCTTATTACGCTGCCCTGGCTCGCGGCAATGATGTCGACAAGCCGCGCAACTTGGCGAAGAGTGTGACGGTGGAGTAG
- the glmM gene encoding phosphoglucosamine mutase, translated as MGKYFGTDGVRGVANKELTAELAYKIGRCGGYVLAGQAPKPKVVIGMDTRISGVMLESALVAGLLSIGADVVRLGVVSTPAVAFLTQKLGADAGVMISASHNPVEDNGIKFFGSDGFKLSDETELQIEELMDKEVDELPRPIGKDLGSVTIDTDSKLKYLEFLKTTISSSFKGLKVVLDCANGAAYELAPRLFKELGAEVHTIGAEPNGLNINEQCGSTHPEELKKEVVRLGADLGLAFDGDADRLIAIDGNGEEVDGDYILCICGDAMNRAGKLKDNTVVTTVMSNFGFYKAAKKLGLNTAQTAVGDRYVMAEMRRGGYKLGGEQSGHVIFLDYSTTGDGILTAIQLVDTLVASGKSLSELRQVMKQYPQVLVNVRVQDKSKYEGNEAIGKAVAAVESHLSDNGRVLVRPSGTESLIRVMAEGPDKAELEQLVSQIVSVVEAELV; from the coding sequence ATGGGAAAGTATTTTGGAACGGATGGAGTACGTGGAGTTGCAAATAAGGAACTGACCGCAGAATTGGCATACAAGATCGGTCGCTGCGGAGGGTATGTCCTGGCAGGCCAGGCTCCGAAACCCAAAGTAGTGATCGGGATGGATACCCGGATCTCCGGCGTCATGCTGGAATCAGCGCTTGTAGCGGGACTATTGTCTATCGGAGCAGACGTTGTTCGCCTGGGAGTCGTCTCGACACCGGCAGTCGCCTTTTTGACTCAGAAGCTGGGGGCGGACGCGGGCGTCATGATTTCCGCTTCACATAATCCGGTTGAAGATAACGGTATTAAATTTTTTGGTAGCGATGGATTCAAGCTGTCGGACGAAACGGAATTGCAAATCGAAGAGCTGATGGACAAAGAGGTAGACGAGCTACCGCGTCCGATCGGCAAAGATCTCGGCAGCGTAACGATAGATACGGATTCTAAACTGAAGTATTTGGAGTTTTTGAAAACGACAATTTCTTCTTCTTTCAAAGGCCTTAAGGTGGTGCTGGATTGCGCGAACGGGGCCGCCTACGAGCTTGCGCCGCGTTTGTTCAAGGAATTGGGCGCAGAGGTGCACACGATCGGGGCGGAGCCTAATGGACTTAACATCAACGAGCAGTGTGGGTCTACGCATCCGGAGGAGTTGAAGAAAGAGGTTGTGCGCCTGGGCGCAGATCTCGGCCTTGCCTTCGACGGCGATGCGGACCGGCTGATCGCGATTGACGGGAACGGAGAAGAAGTGGATGGCGACTATATTCTGTGCATTTGCGGCGATGCCATGAACCGGGCCGGCAAATTGAAGGACAACACAGTCGTGACTACGGTAATGAGCAACTTCGGCTTCTATAAGGCAGCCAAGAAGCTGGGATTGAATACGGCGCAGACCGCGGTCGGCGACCGTTATGTCATGGCGGAAATGCGCCGCGGGGGGTATAAGCTGGGCGGAGAGCAATCCGGCCATGTGATTTTCCTTGATTACAGCACTACAGGGGATGGCATTCTGACCGCGATTCAACTGGTCGATACCCTGGTTGCTTCCGGTAAATCCCTTAGTGAGCTCAGACAGGTCATGAAGCAGTATCCTCAAGTCCTGGTTAACGTTCGGGTACAGGATAAGAGCAAATACGAGGGCAACGAGGCGATCGGCAAAGCCGTTGCTGCAGTTGAGAGCCATTTGTCCGATAATGGACGAGTGTTAGTCCGGCCTTCGGGAACAGAGTCATTGATCCGCGTTATGGCAGAGGGTCCCGACAAAGCGGAGCTCGAGCAGCTTGTATCGCAAATCGTATCGGTTGTCGAGGCGGAGCTGGTATAA
- a CDS encoding CdaR family protein has product MDKWLSHNNVAKVIALIVSIILWAMVHLDSGTPVAPTPVVNTKVIPNVKIQIVGFDSDNYVLSGLETDKVRLEVRGKRTDITTNFSDYKVKLDLSDVGPGTSSQPLIHELPPGVSLVSMSPSIVKVSIEAKQTKDIAVNIVTKGQPAQGMQLGSPIVAGSGVVQVTLPESELAELARVQGIIDISGITDPVKGKTVKLVAYDKHGQEMRNAVIVPSSVEVDIPITKLYKSVPLEVREVGQLPDGLVVASVESDVKGVAIYGSKEVLEVISSYSVAVDLSQFKGTNQTRYTVDLTPPEGSEKIEPSSVTVTVKVEPPDQRQISGIPITLKQDNSNLAANIVDPAEKKMSLTVVGAKVVIDKLKPEDIKITADLSGLGPGMHMVPVVVALPLHLGLAESDQSRQISVELVEKAEPTVTEPEEEQDSNSANDSDAANPLPENAGGSGNNVGAEQKQ; this is encoded by the coding sequence ATGGATAAATGGCTGAGCCATAACAATGTAGCTAAGGTGATCGCTCTTATCGTCAGCATCATTCTCTGGGCCATGGTGCATTTGGACAGCGGGACGCCCGTAGCGCCAACGCCTGTTGTCAATACGAAGGTCATACCTAACGTCAAAATCCAAATCGTCGGCTTTGACAGCGATAATTATGTGCTCTCCGGCCTGGAGACCGACAAGGTCAGGCTGGAGGTACGGGGAAAACGCACGGATATTACGACCAATTTCTCCGATTATAAGGTCAAGCTGGATTTGAGCGATGTGGGGCCGGGTACGTCGTCCCAGCCGCTGATTCACGAGCTGCCGCCGGGTGTTTCACTGGTCTCCATGAGCCCATCCATCGTTAAAGTATCAATCGAAGCGAAGCAAACGAAAGACATTGCCGTGAATATTGTGACGAAGGGACAGCCTGCACAAGGAATGCAGCTAGGCAGTCCGATCGTAGCAGGCTCCGGCGTAGTTCAGGTGACTCTGCCTGAGAGTGAACTAGCGGAGCTGGCTCGGGTGCAGGGAATCATAGATATTAGCGGCATTACTGATCCGGTCAAAGGAAAAACTGTGAAGCTGGTCGCATATGATAAGCATGGGCAGGAAATGAGGAACGCTGTAATCGTGCCTTCATCCGTGGAAGTCGACATCCCGATCACGAAGCTGTACAAGAGCGTTCCGCTTGAGGTGCGGGAAGTCGGGCAGCTGCCGGATGGACTGGTTGTAGCAAGCGTGGAAAGCGACGTAAAAGGCGTAGCCATATATGGGTCTAAAGAAGTACTGGAAGTCATTTCCTCATACTCCGTTGCGGTGGATTTAAGCCAATTCAAAGGAACTAATCAAACTAGGTATACGGTGGACTTGACTCCGCCCGAAGGTTCTGAGAAAATCGAGCCTAGCTCCGTTACGGTTACCGTCAAAGTGGAGCCGCCGGACCAAAGACAGATCAGCGGCATTCCGATTACCCTCAAGCAGGATAATTCAAATTTGGCAGCAAACATTGTCGATCCGGCAGAGAAGAAGATGTCTCTAACGGTTGTGGGCGCCAAGGTGGTTATCGATAAGCTGAAGCCGGAGGATATCAAGATTACCGCGGATTTATCTGGCCTGGGGCCGGGGATGCACATGGTTCCCGTTGTCGTCGCGCTGCCGCTGCATTTGGGTCTGGCCGAGAGCGATCAATCCAGGCAAATCAGTGTGGAGCTTGTAGAAAAGGCTGAGCCGACGGTTACGGAGCCGGAAGAGGAGCAGGATTCGAATTCAGCCAACGATTCGGATGCCGCCAACCCTCTGCCGGAGAACGCAGGAGGAAGCGGGAACAATGTTGGCGCGGAACAGAAGCAGTAA
- the cdaA gene encoding diadenylate cyclase CdaA: protein MNYFANLTWQDTIKDIIDILIVTYIIYHLILLVRGTRAVQLLKGILFLVVIWAVSTWFDLYTLKWLMNQMFTFGVLAIFIIFQPELRRALEQLGRGKLFGRSTADEEEFGKEVSEIIKAVNYLSRRKIGALIVFERDTGLNEYTESGIPIQSVITSQLLINIFIPNTPLHDGAVIVQGRKIAAAACYLPLSENPFISKELGTRHRAAIGISEVGDAISIIVSEETGQISLAIDGQVVRDINEESLISKLYEELGPNSKPAEKRAPFWKRKEGGNNG, encoded by the coding sequence ATGAACTATTTTGCAAATTTAACATGGCAGGATACCATTAAAGATATCATCGATATACTAATCGTTACTTATATCATCTATCACCTTATTCTGTTAGTGCGGGGCACGCGCGCCGTTCAACTGCTTAAGGGAATTCTGTTTCTCGTCGTCATTTGGGCCGTGAGTACCTGGTTCGATTTGTACACGCTCAAATGGCTCATGAACCAGATGTTTACCTTTGGGGTGCTTGCCATATTTATTATATTTCAGCCGGAGCTCAGACGGGCGCTGGAGCAATTAGGCCGCGGCAAATTATTCGGCAGAAGTACGGCCGATGAAGAGGAGTTCGGGAAGGAAGTCAGCGAGATCATTAAGGCCGTTAATTATTTATCTCGTAGAAAAATTGGCGCGCTCATCGTATTTGAACGGGATACCGGGTTAAACGAGTATACGGAATCAGGCATTCCGATTCAATCCGTGATCACTTCCCAGCTGCTTATCAATATTTTCATTCCCAATACCCCGCTTCATGACGGGGCCGTAATCGTGCAGGGCCGTAAGATTGCGGCTGCGGCTTGTTATTTGCCGTTGTCGGAGAATCCATTCATTAGCAAGGAGCTTGGGACACGGCACCGGGCAGCGATCGGGATCAGCGAGGTTGGGGATGCCATCTCGATTATTGTCTCGGAGGAGACGGGACAAATTTCCCTGGCGATCGATGGTCAGGTTGTTCGGGATATCAATGAAGAGTCGTTGATTTCCAAGCTGTATGAAGAATTGGGGCCTAATTCGAAGCCGGCCGAGAAGCGTGCGCCTTTCTGGAAGAGGAAGGAGGGCGGGAACAATGGATAA